Proteins from a genomic interval of Terriglobia bacterium:
- the tig gene encoding trigger factor — translation MSPTETNTATRREIQVEIPADIVSRETEKVIQKMQKVARLPGFRRGKVPSTVIKQRFAEEIKSEVVESLIPRYFQQEAKEQKLVPVSQPRVTDLHIADGEPLRFKASFEVLPEIEVSGYHELTVEKPDTAVTDQEVEEQLGRLREQQATYTAIEDRAIENGDYAQVSLEGIPKPAGSTESAPARADVAPGGAAKPVKVDDVMVEVGGANTVREFSDNLRGTRPGEQRTFEVSYPADFTDQRLAGTTFEYTLALKAIKQKHLPELNDDFAKELGGEINSLDELKQKIREGLEHEKQHAAEREGKEKILDELVKRHDFPVPEALVDRQVDIRLERGLRALAAQGMRSEDMKKMDFNRLRAGQKEAAEREVKASLLLDKIADAEHIEVSDEEIDHEVQALAAQTKQTADAVRARLTREGALDRIRNRLRNDKALDYLYRRPA, via the coding sequence TTGAGCCCAACCGAGACCAACACCGCCACCCGCCGCGAGATTCAGGTCGAAATTCCCGCCGACATCGTCTCCCGTGAAACCGAAAAAGTGATCCAGAAGATGCAGAAGGTCGCCCGCCTGCCGGGATTCCGCCGCGGCAAGGTGCCGTCCACGGTGATCAAGCAGCGCTTTGCCGAGGAGATCAAGAGCGAGGTGGTGGAGTCGCTCATTCCCCGCTATTTCCAGCAGGAGGCGAAGGAGCAGAAGCTGGTGCCGGTGTCGCAGCCGCGGGTCACCGATTTGCACATCGCCGATGGCGAGCCGCTGCGCTTCAAGGCGTCTTTCGAAGTTCTTCCTGAAATCGAAGTCTCCGGCTACCACGAGTTGACGGTCGAGAAACCGGATACCGCAGTCACCGATCAGGAAGTGGAGGAGCAACTGGGCCGCCTGCGCGAGCAGCAGGCGACGTACACCGCGATCGAGGACCGGGCGATCGAGAACGGCGACTACGCGCAAGTGTCGCTGGAAGGCATTCCCAAGCCCGCGGGGTCGACAGAAAGCGCCCCGGCACGCGCCGATGTTGCGCCTGGCGGGGCGGCGAAGCCGGTGAAGGTGGACGACGTCATGGTGGAAGTTGGCGGCGCGAACACGGTGCGCGAGTTCTCCGACAACCTGCGCGGCACGCGTCCCGGGGAGCAGCGGACCTTCGAGGTCTCGTATCCGGCGGATTTTACCGACCAGCGGCTGGCGGGCACGACGTTTGAGTACACGCTTGCGCTGAAGGCGATCAAGCAGAAGCACCTGCCGGAGCTGAACGACGATTTCGCCAAGGAACTGGGCGGCGAAATCAACAGCCTCGACGAGCTGAAGCAAAAGATCCGCGAGGGCCTGGAACACGAAAAGCAGCACGCCGCCGAGCGCGAGGGCAAGGAAAAGATCCTGGACGAGCTGGTCAAGCGGCACGATTTCCCGGTGCCCGAGGCGCTGGTGGACCGCCAGGTTGACATCCGGCTGGAGCGCGGACTGCGGGCGCTGGCGGCCCAGGGCATGCGCTCCGAAGACATGAAGAAGATGGACTTCAACCGCCTGCGCGCCGGGCAGAAGGAGGCCGCCGAGCGCGAGGTGAAGGCATCGCTGCTGCTCGACAAGATCGCCGACGCCGAGCACATTGAGGTCAGCGACGAGGAGATTGACCACGAAGTGCAGGCGCTGGCTGCGCAGACAAAACAAACGGCGGATGCGGTCCGGGCTCGATTGACGCGTGAGGGCGCGCTGGATAGAATCCGGAATAGACTGCGCAACGACAAAGCCCTCGATTATCTTTACCGCAGGCCGGCCTAG
- a CDS encoding tetratricopeptide repeat protein yields MESDKRNDGQSGGVNIGGGQVQAHDVVGHDHVQAQGDIVRRDKIIIEAAAPVVSALHQLPSPPGDFTGRGQELTKLLTAVEQGGVSISGLQGLGGVGKTALALKLAEQLTPRYPDAQFYLDLKGVTDKPLTPAEAMAHIIRAYHPTAKLPEDEGELGGLYRSVLHNQKALLLMDNAKDAQQVAPLLPPPGCLLLVTSRQHFVVPGLMAKNLDTLPPADAIALLVRIASRLKQEKDEVTARLAQLCGYLPLALRTVGSALAVQVDLEPVAYARKLADARERLKLTATEASLGLSYELLGAELQQRFCALAVFADTWAVTGAAAVWKVEEDPGREALGQLLHYSLVEFSAGRYRLHDLVRLFADARLNGTERTVAQGRHAAHYLTVTDAADKLYLQGGESLKKGLVLFEVEWGNIRAGQGWAAAQAEEDELAAKLCNMYPDAGAYCLSLRQHAREQVRWLEAALGAARRLKDRLAEAVHLGNLGNAYLDLGETRRAIQYHEQALAITREIGDRRGEGSVLGGLGTAYCNLGETRLAIGYYEQVLVIDREIGDRRGEGAALGNLGIAYRNLGEPRRAIEYYEQALAINREIGDRRGEGSALGCLGTAYTHLGETRRAIEYHEQALAIYREIGGQRGEGIALGNLGLAYSDLGEPRRAIRYHEQALAIARKIGDRRGEGQDLGNLGIAYRNLGEPRRAIEYSEQHLQIAREIGDRRGEANALWNMALALDKLGERGQAIARAEAALSICEEIEEPHAAMVREQLDAWRSEQQS; encoded by the coding sequence ATGGAGTCCGACAAAAGAAACGACGGCCAGTCCGGGGGCGTCAACATCGGCGGCGGCCAGGTTCAGGCCCACGATGTTGTCGGTCACGACCATGTCCAAGCCCAGGGCGACATTGTCCGTCGCGACAAGATAATCATCGAAGCTGCCGCTCCGGTCGTGTCGGCTCTGCACCAGTTGCCTTCGCCGCCGGGGGACTTCACCGGACGTGGGCAGGAACTCACGAAACTGCTGACGGCGGTGGAGCAGGGAGGGGTCAGCATCTCCGGCCTGCAAGGGCTGGGTGGGGTGGGCAAGACCGCGCTGGCGCTGAAACTGGCCGAGCAGCTGACGCCGCGCTACCCGGATGCGCAGTTCTATCTCGACCTGAAGGGTGTAACGGACAAACCTCTCACTCCCGCCGAGGCGATGGCGCACATCATTCGCGCCTACCATCCCACGGCGAAACTTCCCGAAGATGAGGGCGAATTAGGCGGCCTGTACCGCTCGGTGCTGCACAATCAGAAGGCCCTGCTGCTGATGGACAACGCCAAGGATGCGCAACAGGTGGCGCCGCTGCTGCCGCCGCCGGGCTGCCTGCTGCTGGTGACCTCGCGGCAGCACTTCGTGGTGCCGGGACTGATGGCGAAGAATCTGGACACGCTGCCGCCCGCCGATGCCATAGCGCTGCTGGTGCGCATTGCATCTCGGCTCAAGCAGGAGAAGGACGAGGTGACGGCTCGACTGGCGCAGCTTTGCGGTTACCTGCCGCTGGCGCTGCGGACGGTGGGCAGTGCGTTGGCGGTACAGGTTGATCTGGAGCCGGTGGCCTACGCCCGCAAGCTGGCGGATGCCAGGGAACGGCTGAAGCTAACGGCGACGGAGGCCTCGCTGGGTTTGAGCTACGAGTTGCTGGGGGCGGAGCTGCAGCAGCGGTTCTGCGCGCTGGCGGTTTTTGCGGACACCTGGGCGGTGACGGGGGCGGCAGCGGTCTGGAAGGTGGAGGAGGATCCGGGGCGGGAGGCGCTGGGGCAGCTACTGCACTACAGTCTGGTGGAGTTCAGTGCTGGCCGCTACCGGCTGCACGATCTGGTGCGACTGTTTGCCGACGCGCGGTTAAACGGCACGGAGCGGACGGTGGCGCAAGGGCGGCACGCGGCACATTACCTCACGGTGACCGACGCCGCCGACAAACTGTATCTGCAGGGTGGGGAGTCGCTGAAGAAGGGGCTGGTGTTGTTTGAGGTGGAGTGGGGAAACATAAGGGCGGGGCAGGGTTGGGCGGCAGCGCAGGCGGAGGAGGACGAACTAGCCGCAAAGCTGTGCAACATGTATCCGGACGCAGGTGCGTACTGTCTGAGTCTGCGCCAACATGCGCGGGAACAAGTCCGCTGGCTGGAAGCAGCGCTGGGCGCCGCCCGGCGGTTGAAGGACCGCTTGGCGGAGGCTGTGCACCTGGGCAACCTGGGCAATGCCTACTTGGATTTGGGCGAGACCCGCCGCGCCATCCAGTATCACGAACAAGCTCTGGCCATTACCCGTGAGATTGGAGACCGGCGCGGCGAAGGCAGTGTGCTGGGCGGTCTGGGGACCGCCTACTGCAATTTGGGCGAGACCCGCCTCGCCATCGGGTACTACGAGCAAGTTCTGGTCATTGACCGCGAGATTGGCGACCGGCGTGGCGAAGGCGCTGCGCTGGGCAACCTGGGAATTGCCTACCGCAATTTGGGCGAGCCCCGCCGCGCCATCGAGTACTACGAACAAGCTCTGGCCATTAACCGCGAGATCGGTGACCGGCGCGGCGAAGGCAGTGCGCTGGGCTGTCTGGGGACTGCCTACACTCACTTGGGTGAGACCCGCCGCGCCATCGAGTACCACGAACAAGCTCTGGCGATTTACCGCGAGATCGGTGGCCAGCGCGGCGAAGGCATTGCGCTGGGCAACCTGGGCCTTGCCTACTCGGATTTGGGCGAGCCCCGCCGCGCAATCCGGTATCACGAACAAGCTCTAGCGATTGCGCGCAAGATCGGCGATCGGCGGGGCGAAGGGCAGGACCTGGGCAACTTGGGAATTGCCTACCGCAATTTGGGCGAGCCCCGCCGCGCCATCGAGTACTCCGAGCAGCACCTGCAGATCGCGCGCGAGATCGGTGACCGGCGCGGTGAAGCAAACGCGCTTTGGAACATGGCTCTGGCTCTCGACAAATTGGGTGAGCGCGGGCAGGCCATCGCCCGCGCTGAAGCAGCGTTGAGTATCTGTGAAGAGATCGAAGAGCCCCACGCCGCCATGGTGCGCGAGCAACTCGACGCGTGGCGGAGCGAGCAGCAGAGCTGA
- a CDS encoding antibiotic biosynthesis monooxygenase codes for MIQIVWEFHVREEQRSDFERHYADGGTWAEFFQRDAAYKGTQLLHDITDPGRYVTIDTWDDVDSYGAFRAVNRQEYSALDQQMEALTESEKRLGVFLQL; via the coding sequence ATGATCCAGATCGTGTGGGAATTCCATGTGCGCGAGGAGCAGCGCAGTGACTTCGAACGCCACTACGCCGACGGCGGCACCTGGGCGGAATTTTTCCAGCGCGATGCCGCCTACAAGGGCACACAGTTGCTCCACGACATCACCGACCCGGGCCGCTACGTGACCATTGACACCTGGGACGACGTGGATTCCTACGGCGCCTTCCGCGCCGTGAACCGCCAGGAGTACAGCGCTCTGGACCAGCAGATGGAGGCGCTGACCGAGTCGGAGAAGCGCTTGGGAGTGTTTCTTCAGTTGTGA
- a CDS encoding uracil-DNA glycosylase: MPAWLDQLNREVIACTRCPRLVEHCRAVAREKRRAYREWEYWGKPVPGFGDPDARVLILGLAPGAHGSNRTGRPFTGDSSGNFMYPVLHATGFASQPKGTHVGDGLKLKDAYITAAVRCAPPQNKPAPDEIANCAPFLDREIAGLKNVKVIVALGRIGFDAYLNYLRRRGELKSKKEYVFAHGARYMTPGGRILLASYHPSNQNTNTGKLTEKMFRKIFEEARREASGARVQAAGKHG; the protein is encoded by the coding sequence ATGCCAGCCTGGTTGGATCAGCTCAACCGAGAAGTGATCGCGTGCACGCGCTGCCCGCGGCTGGTGGAGCACTGCCGCGCCGTGGCGCGCGAAAAGCGCCGCGCCTATCGCGAGTGGGAGTATTGGGGCAAACCGGTCCCCGGCTTCGGCGATCCTGACGCGCGCGTGCTCATCCTGGGACTGGCGCCGGGCGCGCACGGCTCCAACCGCACCGGGCGGCCGTTTACCGGCGACTCTTCCGGGAACTTCATGTACCCGGTGCTGCACGCCACGGGATTCGCCTCGCAGCCCAAAGGGACGCACGTCGGCGACGGATTGAAATTGAAGGACGCCTACATCACCGCCGCCGTGCGCTGCGCGCCTCCGCAGAACAAACCGGCGCCGGACGAGATCGCGAACTGCGCGCCGTTCCTCGATCGCGAGATTGCGGGATTGAAGAATGTGAAAGTGATCGTCGCGCTGGGACGGATCGGATTTGATGCCTACCTGAATTACCTGCGCCGCCGCGGAGAGCTGAAGAGCAAGAAGGAATATGTGTTTGCGCATGGCGCGCGCTACATGACGCCCGGCGGCAGGATTCTGCTGGCGTCGTATCATCCGTCGAACCAGAACACGAACACGGGCAAGCTGACGGAAAAGATGTTCCGGAAGATTTTCGAAGAGGCGAGAAGAGAGGCTTCAGGCGCCAGGGTCCAGGCTGCAGGCAAACACGGTTAA
- a CDS encoding glycosyltransferase family 39 protein translates to MLLLFAGLLLTHFPLLRLPYFWDEAGYYIPAARDLLVTGTLIPSSTLSNAHPPLLMAYLAAAWKMFGYSPLVTRCAILLVAAFTLLAVFRLACQVSTTGVAIASLICTALYPVFFSQSAMAHLDLAAAGLILWGVYFYLADRRIAAIIFFALACLTKETAALVPLALFAWSVVRLAFSATRLFKHCHSERREESAFAIDRRPSTVDLSRLRLETEILLSLVPLAAWFAFHYARTGHVFGNPEFFRYNLGATLNPVRFLAAFALRLWHLFGYMNMFLLTLATAVAMFFPPRVSNSGVHTPAIAARVQAVFYVLILVHVVALSILGGAVLARYLLPVYPLLVIVCISTLYRRLPWWPGFVALICAGFLMALITEPPYRFAPEDNLAWSDYVRLHQSADAFVAQHYPAGRVLTAWPASDELTRPWLGYVPQAVPIVRIEDFSGAQILGAADARSSYRAALVFSTKFEPRHLLRVPGWERLQERFFGYHRDLPPELIARMLGARIVFKQRLGQQWVAVLEIEFIENARLERF, encoded by the coding sequence TTGCTTCTGCTTTTTGCGGGCCTCCTCCTCACTCACTTTCCGCTCCTCCGTCTTCCCTACTTCTGGGACGAAGCCGGCTACTACATTCCCGCCGCGCGCGACCTCCTGGTCACGGGCACGCTGATCCCAAGCTCAACCCTGAGCAACGCCCATCCGCCGCTGCTGATGGCGTATCTGGCTGCCGCCTGGAAGATGTTCGGCTACTCGCCGCTGGTCACACGCTGCGCCATCCTGCTGGTTGCCGCCTTCACTCTCCTTGCCGTCTTCCGTCTGGCGTGCCAAGTCAGCACTACAGGAGTCGCCATCGCGTCCCTCATCTGCACCGCGCTGTATCCGGTTTTCTTCTCGCAAAGCGCGATGGCCCATCTCGACCTCGCTGCCGCAGGCCTGATTCTTTGGGGCGTATATTTTTACCTCGCCGATCGCCGCATCGCCGCCATCATCTTTTTCGCTCTCGCCTGCCTCACCAAAGAAACCGCCGCCCTCGTTCCGCTGGCGTTGTTCGCGTGGTCCGTTGTGCGCCTGGCATTCAGTGCGACACGATTGTTCAAGCATTGTCATTCCGAGCGCCGCGAGGAATCTGCTTTTGCCATCGACCGTCGACCGTCGACCGTCGACCTCTCGCGACTGAGACTCGAAACTGAAATTCTTCTCTCACTTGTTCCCCTCGCCGCCTGGTTCGCCTTCCACTACGCACGCACCGGACACGTCTTCGGCAACCCCGAATTCTTCCGCTACAATCTGGGCGCCACGCTCAATCCGGTGCGCTTCCTGGCCGCGTTCGCGCTGCGACTCTGGCACCTGTTCGGCTACATGAACATGTTCCTGCTGACGCTGGCCACCGCCGTGGCCATGTTCTTTCCGCCGCGTGTCAGCAACAGCGGAGTGCACACACCGGCCATTGCGGCGCGCGTCCAGGCAGTCTTTTACGTGCTAATCCTGGTTCACGTGGTCGCGCTTTCCATCCTCGGCGGCGCCGTCCTGGCGCGCTACCTGCTTCCGGTTTACCCGCTGCTGGTGATTGTCTGCATATCCACGCTGTACCGGCGCCTGCCGTGGTGGCCGGGGTTCGTCGCCCTCATCTGCGCGGGGTTCCTGATGGCGCTGATCACCGAACCACCGTACCGCTTTGCGCCCGAGGACAATCTTGCCTGGTCGGATTATGTGCGGCTGCACCAGTCCGCCGACGCTTTCGTGGCGCAACACTATCCCGCGGGGCGCGTTCTCACCGCGTGGCCTGCTTCCGACGAACTCACGCGTCCCTGGCTCGGTTATGTTCCCCAAGCTGTGCCCATCGTGCGCATCGAGGACTTCTCCGGCGCGCAGATCCTCGGCGCTGCCGACGCGCGCTCCAGTTACCGCGCCGCGCTTGTCTTCTCCACCAAGTTCGAGCCGCGCCACCTGTTGCGCGTGCCTGGGTGGGAGCGGCTGCAGGAGCGCTTCTTCGGCTATCACCGCGACCTCCCACCCGAACTCATCGCCCGCATGCTTGGCGCACGTATCGTCTTCAAGCAACGCCTGGGTCAGCAGTGGGTCGCCGTGCTCGAGATCGAATTCATCGAGAATGCCCGCCTGGAGCGCTTTTGA
- a CDS encoding DUF3467 domain-containing protein has protein sequence MAFPAQPNIKLVNTAEYRENYANSVQVRVNVWDFFLVFGTLQQPSENEVEVRNYQGIYLSPQQAKALMSILQQNVSQYEKTFGEIKLDPHMTVPGGVN, from the coding sequence ATGGCCTTCCCAGCTCAACCCAACATCAAGCTCGTCAATACCGCCGAGTACCGCGAAAACTACGCCAACAGCGTCCAGGTGCGCGTGAACGTCTGGGACTTCTTTCTTGTCTTCGGCACCCTCCAGCAGCCGAGCGAGAACGAGGTCGAGGTGCGCAATTACCAGGGCATCTATCTCAGCCCGCAGCAAGCCAAGGCCCTGATGAGCATCCTCCAGCAGAATGTATCGCAATACGAGAAAACCTTCGGCGAGATCAAACTCGACCCGCACATGACCGTCCCTGGCGGCGTCAACTGA
- a CDS encoding sulfite exporter TauE/SafE family protein, whose amino-acid sequence MHLRDALILFFAAFVAGVLNSIFGGGSFLSFPTLLLTGVPPIHANATNTAALWPGTVASTAAYRREVAAHARLLPLLTIVGVAGGVIGAKILLRTPQSTFMRLIPWLLLVGTLFFVYGVRIAHWVRERTHHRPRVSAATRAVTVVLLLLTSVYIGYFGAGVGILVAAVFALMGLESVHAISGLRTYLVSVSNLVAIVTFIAAGAVLWPQALVMVSGAALGGYGGAHYAQKMDPRRVRQFVIFIGFATSAYFFIRTA is encoded by the coding sequence GTGCACCTGCGCGACGCACTCATCCTCTTTTTCGCGGCTTTCGTTGCCGGCGTGCTGAATTCCATCTTCGGCGGCGGCAGCTTTCTTTCCTTCCCGACACTGTTGTTGACCGGCGTTCCGCCCATCCACGCCAATGCCACCAACACTGCCGCGCTCTGGCCCGGAACCGTCGCCAGCACCGCCGCCTACCGCCGCGAGGTCGCCGCTCATGCCCGCCTCCTACCGCTGCTGACCATCGTGGGCGTTGCCGGCGGGGTCATCGGCGCCAAGATCCTGCTGCGCACTCCGCAATCCACATTCATGCGCCTGATTCCCTGGCTTTTGCTGGTCGGAACGTTGTTCTTCGTTTACGGCGTCCGCATTGCCCACTGGGTGCGTGAACGCACTCATCATCGCCCCCGCGTCTCCGCCGCCACTCGCGCCGTGACCGTCGTGTTGCTATTGCTTACCTCCGTCTACATCGGATACTTCGGCGCCGGCGTCGGCATCCTGGTGGCTGCCGTTTTCGCTCTCATGGGATTGGAGAGCGTGCACGCCATCAGCGGCCTGCGCACCTACCTGGTCAGCGTTTCCAACCTGGTGGCGATCGTGACGTTTATCGCTGCCGGCGCCGTGCTCTGGCCGCAAGCGTTGGTCATGGTCAGCGGCGCCGCCCTCGGCGGTTACGGCGGCGCCCATTACGCCCAGAAAATGGACCCGCGGCGCGTCCGTCAATTCGTTATCTTCATCGGCTTCGCCACCTCCGCCTACTTCTTCATCCGCACAGCCTAG
- a CDS encoding iron-sulfur cluster assembly accessory protein — protein MATTTTTPTKTAPLNMTPNAIAKVKEIMAQQNPVPAGLRVGVVGGGCSGFSYSMSFENAPGLMDKSYDFDGLKVYVDATSLMYLNGAQVDYVETLEGAGFKFENPNVKSTCGCGSSFNV, from the coding sequence ATGGCGACCACGACGACCACCCCAACCAAGACCGCCCCGCTCAACATGACACCCAACGCGATCGCGAAGGTGAAGGAAATCATGGCCCAGCAGAACCCGGTTCCAGCGGGATTGCGCGTGGGCGTGGTCGGCGGCGGCTGCTCCGGCTTCTCGTATTCCATGTCGTTCGAGAACGCGCCCGGGCTGATGGACAAGAGCTACGATTTCGACGGCCTGAAGGTGTACGTGGACGCGACTTCGCTGATGTACCTGAACGGCGCGCAAGTGGACTACGTCGAGACGCTGGAAGGCGCCGGGTTCAAGTTCGAGAACCCGAACGTGAAGAGCACGTGTGGGTGCGGGTCTTCGTTCAACGTGTAA
- a CDS encoding GspE/PulE family protein: MATDKKSLFVNGVNVVTATPAEEEERARDLARRYRCEFLDLRNHHIQHDLMRKVPVELMFRFNFVPLEELADGSLAIAMADPSQLMMIDEIGFLLHKRIRTKVATLSQISDILKKTEQSQRVLDEASEGFTLDVIPEEDASDENISIERLTSAEGDISPIIRLVDTTIFTALQRRASDIHIETRDDSVVIKYRIDGVLQQAMQSIAKEHHSTILSRVKVMSELDISERRVPQDGRFRVRYNNRFIDFRVSIMPSIHGEDAVLRVLDKESMSEKFHKLNLDVVGFDEESLRRFRRYISEPYGMVLVTGPTGSGKTTTLYAALNEVKTDEDKIITIEDPVEYQVRGITQIPVNEKKGLTFARGLRSILRHDPDKIMVGEIRDTETAQIAIQSALTGHLVFTTVHANNVVDVLGRFLNMGVEPYNFVSALNCILAQRLVRVICDSCKKQLRYPAPVLEASGLDPKLWGGVPFYEGEGCIECSGTGFRGRTAISELLELSDRIREMILERKPTSEIRRAAREEGMHFLRESALDKVKAGTTTLKEINKVTFIETTR, translated from the coding sequence ATGGCAACTGACAAGAAATCGCTGTTCGTCAACGGCGTCAATGTCGTCACCGCCACGCCGGCGGAAGAAGAAGAGCGCGCCCGCGACCTGGCCCGCCGCTACCGCTGCGAGTTCCTCGACCTGCGCAATCACCATATCCAGCACGACCTGATGCGCAAGGTGCCGGTCGAGCTCATGTTCCGCTTCAACTTCGTTCCGCTCGAGGAGCTTGCCGACGGCTCTTTGGCCATCGCCATGGCTGACCCCAGCCAGCTCATGATGATTGACGAGATCGGATTCCTGCTCCACAAGCGGATTCGCACCAAGGTCGCTACCCTTTCGCAGATCAGCGACATCCTCAAAAAGACCGAGCAGTCGCAGCGCGTCCTGGACGAGGCCAGCGAGGGCTTTACGCTCGACGTGATTCCGGAGGAAGACGCCTCCGACGAGAACATCTCCATCGAGCGGCTCACCTCCGCCGAGGGCGACATCTCGCCCATCATCCGGCTGGTGGACACCACCATCTTCACCGCCCTGCAGCGGCGCGCCAGCGACATTCACATCGAGACGCGCGACGACTCGGTGGTCATCAAGTACCGCATTGACGGCGTGCTGCAGCAGGCCATGCAGTCCATCGCCAAGGAGCACCACTCCACCATCCTGTCGCGCGTCAAGGTGATGAGCGAGCTCGACATCTCCGAGCGCCGCGTTCCCCAGGACGGCCGTTTCCGCGTCCGCTACAACAACCGCTTCATTGATTTCCGCGTCTCGATCATGCCCTCCATCCACGGCGAGGACGCCGTGCTCCGCGTGCTCGACAAGGAATCGATGAGCGAGAAGTTCCACAAGCTCAATCTCGACGTGGTCGGCTTCGACGAGGAAAGCCTGCGCCGTTTCCGCCGATATATCAGCGAGCCCTATGGCATGGTGCTGGTCACCGGACCCACCGGCAGCGGCAAGACCACGACTCTGTACGCCGCGCTCAACGAGGTCAAGACCGACGAAGACAAGATCATCACCATCGAGGACCCGGTGGAGTACCAGGTCCGCGGCATCACCCAGATTCCGGTCAACGAGAAAAAGGGCCTGACCTTTGCCCGCGGCCTGCGCTCCATCCTGCGCCACGACCCCGACAAGATCATGGTCGGCGAAATCCGCGATACCGAGACGGCGCAGATCGCCATCCAGTCCGCCCTCACCGGCCACCTGGTCTTCACCACCGTGCACGCCAACAACGTGGTGGACGTGCTCGGCCGCTTTCTCAACATGGGCGTGGAGCCGTACAACTTCGTCTCCGCGCTCAACTGCATCCTCGCCCAGCGGCTGGTGCGCGTCATCTGCGATAGCTGCAAGAAGCAGTTGCGTTACCCCGCCCCGGTGCTCGAAGCCAGCGGCCTGGACCCCAAACTCTGGGGTGGCGTTCCCTTTTATGAAGGCGAGGGCTGTATCGAGTGCTCCGGCACCGGTTTCCGCGGGCGGACCGCGATTTCCGAGCTGTTGGAACTCAGTGACCGCATCCGCGAAATGATTCTGGAACGCAAGCCGACTTCCGAGATCCGCCGTGCCGCCCGCGAAGAAGGAATGCATTTCCTCCGCGAATCGGCGCTTGATAAAGTAAAGGCTGGCACCACCACCCTGAAGGAGATCAACAAGGTCACCTTCATCGAAACCACGAGGTAG
- a CDS encoding type II secretion system F family protein translates to MAEFVIRMADDRGHVLERMENGASSGEVRERFAQQGFLVYWVKPRSMLAGGQIRLPRRRKIKMHQFVVFNQQFVTLIHAGLPILTALDLLIRRQRNLYFRSLLENVRDRVKSGELLSDAFAAQGAFQRIYTTTLLAGEKSGNLEEVLNRYIGFQRLAIAFRKKLLASLVYPTLLAILVVVMLAFLVTYVIPQFATLYTAIGRPEAIPPLTQIMLAIGVNAQHYAVPFVAVLLIVFALIWRWASSESGRIYLEHLRSRIPLLGDISLKHQVAVFARMLATLLAGGLPLVPSLETAGASMNSRLLAKSIGKAAVRVREGASLSKSLEETGTIPDLAVEMIEVGESTGALPAMLTSVAEFFEEDVQTALTAAMALIEPAILIVMGIIVAFVLISLYLPIFTLGAGGVR, encoded by the coding sequence ATGGCTGAATTTGTCATCAGAATGGCCGACGACCGCGGCCACGTGCTCGAACGTATGGAGAACGGAGCCTCCTCCGGCGAAGTCCGCGAGCGCTTCGCGCAGCAGGGCTTTCTTGTTTACTGGGTCAAGCCCCGGAGCATGCTGGCGGGTGGGCAGATCCGTCTTCCCCGCCGCCGCAAGATCAAGATGCACCAGTTCGTGGTCTTCAATCAGCAGTTTGTCACGCTGATTCACGCCGGCCTGCCCATCCTGACCGCCCTCGACCTGCTGATCCGCCGCCAGCGCAACCTCTATTTCCGCTCCCTGCTGGAAAACGTCCGCGACCGCGTCAAGAGCGGCGAACTGCTCTCCGACGCCTTTGCCGCGCAGGGGGCATTCCAGCGCATCTACACCACCACGCTGCTGGCGGGGGAAAAAAGCGGCAACCTGGAAGAGGTCCTCAACCGCTACATCGGCTTCCAGCGCCTGGCCATCGCGTTTCGCAAGAAGCTGCTGGCCTCGCTGGTTTACCCGACGCTGCTCGCCATCCTGGTGGTGGTGATGCTGGCATTCCTGGTCACCTACGTCATCCCGCAGTTCGCGACACTGTATACCGCCATCGGCCGCCCCGAGGCCATTCCGCCGCTCACCCAGATCATGCTCGCGATTGGCGTCAACGCTCAGCATTACGCCGTTCCTTTCGTGGCCGTCCTGCTGATCGTGTTTGCCTTGATCTGGCGGTGGGCCAGTTCCGAGAGCGGCAGGATTTACCTCGAGCACCTGCGGTCGCGCATCCCGCTGCTGGGCGATATTTCCTTGAAGCACCAGGTCGCGGTGTTTGCCCGCATGCTGGCGACCTTGCTCGCCGGCGGCCTGCCGCTGGTGCCCTCGCTGGAGACCGCCGGCGCCTCCATGAACAGCCGACTCTTGGCCAAAAGCATAGGCAAGGCCGCTGTCCGCGTGCGCGAGGGTGCGTCGCTCTCCAAGAGTCTGGAAGAGACCGGCACCATCCCCGACCTCGCCGTCGAGATGATCGAGGTTGGCGAGAGTACCGGCGCATTGCCGGCGATGCTCACCTCGGTCGCCGAGTTCTTTGAGGAAGACGTGCAGACGGCGCTGACCGCCGCCATGGCGCTGATCGAACCCGCGATCCTGATCGTAATGGGCATCATTGTCGCCTTCGTGCTGATCTCGCTCTACCTGCCGATTTTCACCCTCGGCGCCGGAGGCGTGCGATGA